The DNA window TAATAGGCCTATTACCCATTTTTTTGTTTCTTCATTCTCAAACTCAGGTATGAGTCTAAAGAAAAAGCGCGAAGCCAACAGATTCCAATAGCAGGAAAACTCCGACTAAGATGTACAAGTTAGCCCTAGCTTCGCTCTTCTTGTGTTTTTCAGCTGACCATTTCTCCTTGGAACGAAAGAAATACTCCCTAATTTTAGTTGGGAAAATTGACGTCGACATGGCCACAGCGCCCCCCGTCAGAAACACAAGGGCGGATTCCAAGAGCAAGAGAACTGCCAAAAAATCCTTTCTGACCGGCACAATGAGGCTGGCACTCTGGAGAAGCATCCAAATCGCCAAAAGGATAAAATCAATGATTAGGATTAGGCCGTTGACTCTTAAAGCCCAGAGTACCGCTTCCCACCAGTTTGAAGCCATGGTCGTCATCAAGAAACCGAGTTCGACGGTCTTTTATCTCTTTTCTCGTTCCAGACGCAAAGATTTCATCTAGCGATCAGGACTGAACAACGTGAATGATGGGCAACGTCATCGCTTACGCTGCCTAACAAAAATCTTTTCGCGCGACTCAAGCCTCTGCTTCCAACGACAATAAGGTCAAAATTCTCTTTATTCGCGAGTTCGATGATTCCTTCAGCCGGATTTCCAAACTCCAACCTCTGCCTTGCATCAACTCCTTTAAGCTCAGCAGCGGCCTGTAACAAGATGCGTTTTCCAAGCTTTTGAGCAATTGCAGGTTTAGGTTCGAAAAGGCGGCGCTCCTGCACATTCACAACTGTGATTTCGGCGTCCAGCTTCTGAGCCAGATGAACAGCATGTTTGAGACCTATCTGGGCTTTCTCGGAACCGTCAAAACCGACAAGGATCTTAGAAATACTGCTTTTTTCTTTGACAACCAAGACCGAGCACTCGGCATGTCTCGATATTTTCTCAGCTGTACTTCCCAGTGAATAGAGTTCTGCTTCTGTTTCCCCACGGGTCCCCGCAATGATCAGATCAAATTTCTCCTTTGCAGCTAAAGTGATGATGTTCTCCGCCGGATCGCCATGCGCCAATCTAGCCTCTATTTTAACGCCTTCTTCCTGAAACAACGCTTGAGTGTTCTTCAGAACATCTTCTCCCTTGGTGACAAACCACTCTGAGACCTCGCTTAGAACAGCTTTCGGAATATCTGTAGGTGTTTTGGCACCGAGGTCCAAAAGCTGTTCAGGAACGGCGTGGACCGCTGTGACCTTTGACTGGAATTTCTTGGCGAACATCACAGAGAGTTCTTCAGCTTGAAGGCTGGTTTCTGAACCATCAACAGCTAAGAGAATCTTCTGAAAAAAGCTTTTTGGCACGTTGCCTCACCCTGAAGCAACATCTGTAGCAAGTTTGATTTAACCCTAGCGAACGCCTTTCTGGTTCGATCGTTCAAACGGGTTCTACATAGAAGAGGTGGAAACGAAAAAAGCGAATGGTCATCCTGCGGTTGTTTCAAAGTTTATGATCGAGAAAACATCGTATTTGTTGCCTAAAGCTTCTCTCCCGTGGAGGTAGCCCAATTCTATCAGGAAGCCTATGCCAACGATTTTGCCGCCGAGTTTCTCGACAAGTTCAGCGTTAGCTTTAATCGTGCCGCCTGTGGCAAGCAGATCATCGATAAGTAAGACTTTTTGACCTGGCTTGACAGCGTCCTCGTGCATTTCTATGGTGTCTGCTTCATATTCCTTCTTGTACGTCAGACTGACCGCTTTGTACGGTAATTTTCCCTTCTTCCGTATCGGAACGAAGCCAGCTCCGAGCTCGTAGGCTAGTGCGCCTCCAATTATAAAGCCTCGTGCCTCACTCGACACCACAACGTCAACGTGTTTACCTCTGTAGTGACTAGCCAGCTTCCTGATGCATTCTTTGAAGGCATCTTTGTCTTTGAGGAGGGTGGTTATGTCCCAGAAGACGACGCCTTTGAACTCAGGTATTCTCCTAATCTTCGATTTGAGGTCCATTCGCTTCACCATTTCTGGTTGTATTCCTAAACCAACGCGTTCTTCAGCGCGTGTCCACATTCGCACGTCCTTTCTTTAGGCAATGCCGCTATGGTTTCCGTGATTAGCATTTTGATTTTTTCAATATTCTGTTTCATGGTTTTCGCGACTTCTTCCGCGTTGACTGGCTGGTCTTTCCATACGTCGTAGTCGGTGACGGTCGCGATGCAAGCGTAGCATATCTCGGCTTCTCGAGCTAGTACGCATTCGGGCACGAGAGTCATGCCGATTATGTCTGCGCCCCAGCCTCTATGCATCTCGGATTCTGCTTTTGTTGAGAATCTTGGGCCTTCAATGCACACGTACGTTCCGGTTTTGTGGAAGCGGATTTTCATGTCTTCAGCTGTCTTTACAAGTATGCCTCTCAATTGGGGGCACATGGGATCGGCTACGGATATGTGACACACTTGTTTTCCTGTGTAGAGCGATTGTTCTCGCTTAGTTGTTCTGTCAATGAACTGGTCAACAATGACCGTGTCGCCTGGGCTGTACTCCTCTTTAAGTGAGCCGACGGCTGACGGCGCCAATATCCGTTCGACGCCCAACTTCTTCAACGCGTATATGTTAGCTCGGGCGTTGATGTCAGTTGGCCTTATAGTGTGTTTTCTTCCGTGACGTGGAATGAAAGCGATTTTTCTGCCCTTTAGTTCGCCTACTGCGATTGCATCTGAAGGTGCACCGT is part of the Candidatus Bathyarchaeia archaeon genome and encodes:
- a CDS encoding universal stress protein, encoding MPKSFFQKILLAVDGSETSLQAEELSVMFAKKFQSKVTAVHAVPEQLLDLGAKTPTDIPKAVLSEVSEWFVTKGEDVLKNTQALFQEEGVKIEARLAHGDPAENIITLAAKEKFDLIIAGTRGETEAELYSLGSTAEKISRHAECSVLVVKEKSSISKILVGFDGSEKAQIGLKHAVHLAQKLDAEITVVNVQERRLFEPKPAIAQKLGKRILLQAAAELKGVDARQRLEFGNPAEGIIELANKENFDLIVVGSRGLSRAKRFLLGSVSDDVAHHSRCSVLIAR
- a CDS encoding adenine phosphoribosyltransferase, coding for MDLKSKIRRIPEFKGVVFWDITTLLKDKDAFKECIRKLASHYRGKHVDVVVSSEARGFIIGGALAYELGAGFVPIRKKGKLPYKAVSLTYKKEYEADTIEMHEDAVKPGQKVLLIDDLLATGGTIKANAELVEKLGGKIVGIGFLIELGYLHGREALGNKYDVFSIINFETTAG
- a CDS encoding S-methyl-5'-thioadenosine phosphorylase yields the protein MHAEIGIIGGTGVYDPKLLKNVKEIRLRTPYGAPSDAIAVGELKGRKIAFIPRHGRKHTIRPTDINARANIYALKKLGVERILAPSAVGSLKEEYSPGDTVIVDQFIDRTTKREQSLYTGKQVCHISVADPMCPQLRGILVKTAEDMKIRFHKTGTYVCIEGPRFSTKAESEMHRGWGADIIGMTLVPECVLAREAEICYACIATVTDYDVWKDQPVNAEEVAKTMKQNIEKIKMLITETIAALPKERTCECGHALKNALV